In Phocoena phocoena chromosome 3, mPhoPho1.1, whole genome shotgun sequence, the DNA window TCTCTGCTTGTGAGGAGATGGGCTGCATGGTGGAGGTTGCCCCTGAATTTGAGGGGGTTATGGAACCTGCCTCTGAACTAGGGGTGCTAGGGTGAGGGGGTGGAGCCTGTCTCTGGGCTCTCTTGGCTGTTGTGGTTTTCCACTGAAGTAGGGGACGGGTGGCTGGAGGGAGAAGTCAGAGATTAGGAAGTCAAGTTCTCCATCTCTGAGATTGTAACACCTGAAAAGAAAACACCATTGGGGCGCAGGGAGAAGATGATTAGGAACAAGGGCTTGTGACCCTGGCCCAGACTCCCCTCTGGATGCCTCTTTCCCTATTATGTCAGATAGACGACACCCACCACTTAGGGAGACTTGGAGGATTTAGTGCACCACGTGAGTGCTTAGTGGGAAACTGAGGTGCCCTTGTctgaatttcctcatctgaactCCCACAGCCAGGGTTCCAGTTCAGGGTGGACCCTCCCTGCCCCTTACTCTTGCTTCAGGGGTCTAGAAACCTCTGGATACGGGGAATGGCTGCAACCCATGCTGAGCAGCTCTTTTAAAACTTCTGGGACTCagattccttgtctgtaaaatggacatcaCAGGAAGTCAGGGTCTCTGAGAGCTCACGCAGGTCTGGTACAAGGTGATGTTTGACGGCAGAGATCCACCTGTGAGCTCCCGAGGATCAGCCCTAATCTGCTTCCCCAGGTACCTGGAAAGTCCCCATGGCTAAACTCAGAGTTTTATTGGGGGCACAGAGGCCTGGGCTCTAAGACTCTGGAACCCCCACTACCTTGCTCCAGGTGCTCCCTAGCTTCTACCCCATCCTAGACACGGAGCCCAGAGGCCAGGCTGAGGGTAGGTAAAGATTTCAtgggctgccccccccccccacaattaCTTCCTTCCCAGTTCCAGGCTGCTGGGCACCTGAACTGCTTGCAAGTTCATTCATCAgccactccctgccccaccccatccaCTCTGCCCTGGACCAATCTTTGTGCTTCCTCCCCTGCCTCACCCCAAGCAGGAGAAATGCAGAAGTAATATCTGGCACTGGCCCCAGGAGGGGGCAGGGTCCACATGCAGACCCTGTTtctctgtccagtttcccaggcCCCACGGGGATGACAGATGAGTCTAGAAGAGGCATGGTGCGCTGGCCTGActtcatccccattttactggtggggaactgaggctcagaatggtAGAGAGTCTGGCCCCAGGTGACTGGAAAGTGGGAAGAAGGCCCCTCAAAGACCTCCAAGGAGTCAAGGACTAAGAGTTCAGCCTCCCCAAAATGCCTCCCACCATTATTTGAGGAAGAATACAGATGAGAAGAGTTATCTGCTGAAATGAAGATGACTCAGGGGCCACAGTGGACCCCAAGCCAAGCTAGACCTCTGAGGAGTTGAACTTCTAAAGCAAACTGAGGGAAACTAGTGGGCCTGCAAGGAGGAGGTTGTTGAGGACATAAACTCTactgagtgcctggcacagagcagacactCATGAGCGGCTGGAGAGTTGACCAGAAGGTAAAATGGGGCTGTTTCTATGCACTGTGCCAGGAGTTTGCTTTGCCCAGAGACTCCTAAACCAGGAGACTGGCATGAGCCAAGTCAGCTGGTTCGAATCTGGGTCTGGCACAGGCTGGGAGACTCGGCTtgcctgagcctcggtttccagagctatgaaatggggataaatgtGGTGCCTTCTGAGTGAAGCCCTTGTCTGCTATAAGAGTCTCACGTGTGGTGGCCTCCACTCTGATATTCCAGGTTTGGGGCTGGGACATGGGTCAGAGAGAGCGATGACTTCTCCACCCTGGGAACTGTCTTATAGGGGAGCAGAAAGAAATTGTCAGGCGCCAAGAACTTCTTCTGGGAGCCATAGATGCTCAGTGACCAGGAAGTGAGCCCTTCTCCCGCCCGCACCCCTATGGTCCTGGGACCTCACACTTCTCCCTTTGGGGTCTGGCTAAGAAAAACTGAGATTTGAAACGGAACCTCAAACTGGGTATGAGGCATTCACCAGCCTCTCGCTGGCTCAGGTTACGCTGGAGTGGCAGAACTGGCAGCCtcagggctgggggttgggggggaagggTGGTGGTGCTCCCACTGTTCTCACGACCTCCCCACCTTGCTTCTGGGAGAAGGAGCCcttttggggggagggatggagtgccAGAGCAGGGTGGCCTAAGGGAGGAGTCCAGATGCCAGGTGTGTGGCTAGGCCATATGCCCCCTCCAGCTTCCTGGAAGCTGGATCTCCTTCTTACCTGTTCTTACCTGTAGAGGTGACACTGGCAGTTCCGGAACCCCCACCAGGTTTCAGCAGCAGCAACAGAAGCGGCTGCGGCAGCTGGGAGCCCGCCATTCCTGCGTGGGGAGGGGGGACTGCGGGCTCCGCGCAGGCGTGTGGCCAGGTGCCTGCTCCTTACACCTGTGCGGCCCGCTGCTGGCGGCGCGCGGAGCTGCTCAGGGGCgaggcggaggcggggcttccgGACGCAGGGCCTCTGGGGGGCGCTACGGTTCACCAGGGGCGACATTCCTGACCGCCTCTCCACTTGGACCCCTCCACCTCTCCTAACAAACCCTCCTGATTCATGACCCTGAAGCCTTTACACTCTGCCTATCCCCTCAGGACACCCTCTGCCCCTTCTAGTTCCCCCTGGAGCCCCCATCTCTCTATGCCCCCTCTATGGCTGCCCCAAACCCACGCTGTCATCCCCCTCTACCCCTCCTCTTGGCCAGgctgccccctctctccctctctgccctgtcCCTGATCCCACCAGCTGGGGATGTCTTTGTACGGCTCTCTCTCACCCAGATTGGGGCCCCTTGGGGCTGGGCCCAGCATCCCCCCAAATCTGGATGTGGCTGGAACCCTCTAGTAGTTCCTGAATGAGGCACCCATGCATGCACCTGTAGGATTTTCCAGGGCCAAGGGACGCATGGTGGCCATTCTAGGCCAGGTCCCCAGACACTGGCTTCTGGAGTACCTCCATCTGGAACCGACGATGCTGCCCTGCTAGCCGTGGATGAATATGATGGTACGTATGAGGCCACGCTGGCAGCCCTGACCTCCGGGAAAGGCTTGGGGTCCCCATCCCAGCCACAGACCCTAGGTGCCAACTGCATGGTTGGAAGTTTTGGGCCCCTCCTGTCCAGGATGTTCCAGATCCCTCTCATTTTCCCTCGCACCATGCCTGAGACACCCCCGTAAGCATAGGTAGACCAGGACCCAGACTGTGGAGGGCTTTATTCATTAGACCCAGAGAGCCACATGGCTCCTCCCCTGGTGTTCCCCCACTGGTAAGCCAAGGTCCTAGACACCTGGCCATTGCACGTGCTGTGAGTTGTCCCACGCCGCTGGTCCCAAGAGCGCATCCGTGGTGAGAGAGGCCCGGGTGTAATGGCCGCGCCAGGTGGCTTGAAGCATCTTGGCTGCTAACTGCTGCCGCTTCAGCTGGCAGCGTACAGCGAAGCCCCTCCAGGCTGACTGGATGGCCGTGGCTGCCTTGCTCTGGGGATGGGGTTGCCAGGGGCTCTGGGGGTTTGAACGGGTGATGCAGCCCCGTGGCATGCCGGCCTGGCCTGCAGCACCCTGGCCCGTGCCATGCAGCACCCGGGTGGGCAGGGTATGGCCGCATATGTGGCATGTGCGGGAGCTGGAACCCACAAGCATCACCACGATGGGTGGGCTCCCCAGCCCGGAGCTCAGTGACTGGCAGAGACTACAGACACGTGGGTGGCAGGACTGGAAGCAGCGGTGATCAGACGTGGTCCTGGCCCCGCTGCCCGTCTCAGCCCACAGGCCTGGGAGCAGCATTTGCTGGGTGCAGCTCCGGCGGATGCAGAAGCCTCGCCACGCAGCCTGGATGACTGTGGCGGCTCTGCAGAGCCGGGCCAGGTCCCGCCGTGCACGGTAGCCACGCCAGGCATCCTGGATGGTGATGGCCCACTGATGCCACACCTTGATGGTACGGCGCACCAGGAAGCCACGTGTACACGCCTGGATGATGACCACCGCGTGGATGATTATCTCCTCCACAGCCTGCGCCGACGACGTCACCAGCTCCCCCGGCTGTCTGGGATCCACCGCCGCCATGGCATCCCACGCGCCACCAGGGGCCGCAGTGCCGTTTCTGGGCCCGACCGCTACACTGGGGACGGCAGAGTTCCACGCTTGGCTGCCAGACACGCCATTGTCCTCAGGACCCTGGAGTAGAGCAGGAGTCAGGGATGCCCCGTGACTGTCTGCAGGAACCACGGAGCTAAGGGAATTCCGAGACACCAGCGGCGACTCCTGGTTAAAAAGGGGCTGCCGGGAACCACTCGGTGAAGACTTATAGCCCAGAGACACCCTCCGAACCCCCGGATTCAGCCTAGGGAAGACCATCCGTTGTGCCACCTCACCAGTGTGGATTGTTGGCGCTATGGCCAGCGGTGCACCTGTGGAATGTTTAGGAACTTCCTGTGAGGACCTGGGGGCATCCTTCTGCTCCTGATGGGCAGGCCCAGTCCCAGCCGCAGAATTGTCCGGCATTTGTGGGAAAGGGACATCATGCGTGGCCCTGAAGGATTTTCTAGGGCCAAGGGACTCATGGCCATCCTGAATCAGACCCCCGGACACTGGCTTCTGGAGCGCGCTAGATGCCACCCCTCTAACCAGGGGTGGATGAAGTGGCACATGGGAGGCCACGCTGGTGGCCCCTGACTTCCGGGAAGTGCTTGGGGTCCCCATCCCAGCCACAGACCCTGGGTGTAAACCGGTTGCCATGGTACTGCCATGGGCCAGCTTGGGTGACCCTGAGATGACAGTAGAAGCCATCGTCCCATGGGAATGGCTCCGGGACATGTGAGCCACCGAGGGGCTCTGGGGTATAATGTGAGCCTCCAAAGCCTTTTGATAAGCCAAGGGGCTCTGGGGCACAACATAAACCATGGAGGGGCTCCGGGGTACAGTGTGAGACACTGACGTCTGTTGATGAGCCAAAGTGCCCTTGACAGACCCTGTCTGCGCACCGGGGACCCCACTAGCAGTCACAAGGTGGGAACTGGGGGCCCCCCAATGCTGGCTGACCTCTGATGCAGAGTTGGGGTGCCACCACGGGCCATGGAGTGCTTGGCAAAACTCGGGGACTGTGGAGGGACAGAGGCCATGCCACTGGTCATAGACATAGCTTAGCTGG includes these proteins:
- the CIST1 gene encoding LOW QUALITY PROTEIN: uncharacterized homolog (The sequence of the model RefSeq protein was modified relative to this genomic sequence to represent the inferred CDS: deleted 3 bases in 2 codons; substituted 2 bases at 2 genomic stop codons) translates to MSPLVNRSAPQRPCVRKPRLRLAPEQLRAPPAAGRTGVRSRHLATRLRGARSPPSPRRNGGLPAAAAASVAAAETWWGFRNCQCHLYSHPSPTSVENHNSQESPETGSTPHPSTPSSEAGSITPSNSGATSTMQPISSQAERQTHCSSGSPSSEHTVTSHSSPLSSISLTTLHRSPTHPNPSTVPSSVSSATTDGTSVASDLGDTGAPELHRNQGVVVAVCLLVCVLLIXCVIMAVRCCHKGVSEFQKLDEGLVSXRSSSAYHTLE